One Cellulomonas sp. Y8 DNA segment encodes these proteins:
- a CDS encoding VOC family protein, with protein MDITLQQCFIAVHDHDLALAFYRDVLGLEVRNDVRFEGMRWLSVGPPSQPDVTIVLEPPLADPGASDADKQAMAELLAKGLLRGVIFQTDDVDTTFEHIRAAGGEVLQEPIDQPYGVRDCAFRDPSGNMLRFNQRAA; from the coding sequence ATGGACATCACGCTGCAGCAGTGCTTCATCGCCGTGCACGACCACGACCTGGCCCTGGCGTTCTACCGGGACGTCCTGGGCCTCGAGGTGCGCAACGACGTCCGGTTCGAGGGGATGCGGTGGCTGAGCGTCGGCCCGCCGAGCCAGCCGGACGTCACGATCGTGCTCGAGCCGCCGCTGGCGGACCCGGGCGCGTCCGACGCCGACAAGCAGGCGATGGCGGAGCTGCTCGCCAAGGGCCTGCTGCGCGGCGTCATCTTCCAGACGGACGACGTCGACACGACCTTCGAGCACATCCGCGCGGCGGGCGGCGAGGTGCTCCAGGAGCCGATCGACCAGCCGTACGGCGTGCGGGACTGCGCGTTCCGCGACCCGTCGGGCAACATGCTGCGGTTCAACCAGCGCGCGGCCTGA
- a CDS encoding helix-turn-helix transcriptional regulator: MDRDYAQPLDVPTLAREALMSAGHFSRSFRAAYGETPYGYLMTRRIERAKALLRRGDLSVTDVCVEVGCTSLGSFSARFSELVGMSPSAYRAQQHDAGAAVPACVAKVRTRPVRNGEAPRDPVPLA, from the coding sequence ATGGACCGCGACTACGCCCAGCCGCTCGACGTCCCCACGCTCGCACGCGAGGCGCTGATGTCCGCCGGCCACTTCTCCCGGTCGTTCCGCGCCGCGTACGGCGAGACGCCCTACGGCTACCTGATGACCCGGCGGATCGAGCGGGCCAAGGCCCTGCTCCGGCGCGGCGACCTCAGCGTCACCGACGTGTGCGTCGAGGTCGGCTGCACCTCCCTGGGCTCCTTCAGCGCGCGGTTCTCCGAGCTCGTCGGGATGAGCCCGTCCGCCTACCGCGCGCAGCAGCACGACGCCGGCGCGGCGGTCCCCGCGTGCGTCGCGAAGGTCCGCACCCGACCGGTCAGGAACGGAGAAGCGCCGCGCGACCCGGTCCCTCTAGCGTGA
- the pknB gene encoding Stk1 family PASTA domain-containing Ser/Thr kinase, which translates to MGATVTDPLVGRLVDGRYEVVQRIARGGMATVYLAVDRRLDRDVALKVMHPHLAEGRAGADFVARFRREARAAARLTHPGLVGVYDQGLDGDTSYLTMEYVDGVNLRRHLSERGSLTVGEALGVAEQVLDALGAAHRAGLVHRDVKPENVLMATDGRIKVADFGLARAVTEVTSTTTGTVFGTVAYLSPELVVRGESDARTDVYATGVLLYEMLTGAQPFTGETPIQIAFQHVNNDVPAPSDAADASWLPVEVDELVAALAAREPEDRPADAGAALALLRRTRTALDDATLARRVDREPVVSLPQATDPDQDTGSSAVGARAAVDPADEPAEPGDATTRIETPGRTVALPIGAVTVSGSPAAATARRRRPWRWVVAAVLLLAAVGGGTWWYLAVGPGAYTTVPAVSGLAEDDALGALDAADLASDVVRAFDDTVPSGDVVSADPGDGERVRKDGTVTLTVSKGVDLVAMPAETLVGKLQADAEALLTAAGLDTDYVEGDHWDDAAAVGAVLAVTEADGTPVEPGQALRRGSTVLLTLSDGPEPVRIVSVVGATLDEATAQLQGLGLVVAPEEAFSDTVEAGRVISQSPEGGAQGKRTDTVTLQVSKGPETVAMPNLTGKQYGEAAAALEALGLKAERRNVLGGLFGTVRDQSVPAEQQVAKGTTITLTVV; encoded by the coding sequence GTGGGAGCCACCGTCACCGATCCGCTCGTGGGCCGCCTGGTCGACGGGCGCTACGAGGTCGTCCAGCGCATCGCGCGCGGCGGCATGGCGACGGTGTACCTCGCGGTCGACCGGCGCCTGGACCGCGACGTCGCGCTCAAGGTCATGCACCCCCACCTGGCCGAGGGCCGGGCGGGCGCCGACTTCGTCGCGCGGTTCCGGCGCGAGGCGCGCGCCGCGGCCCGGCTCACCCACCCCGGCCTGGTCGGCGTGTACGACCAGGGCCTCGACGGCGACACCTCGTACCTCACGATGGAGTACGTCGACGGCGTCAACCTGCGTCGGCACCTGTCGGAGCGCGGCTCGCTGACCGTGGGCGAGGCGCTCGGCGTCGCCGAGCAGGTCCTCGACGCCCTGGGCGCCGCGCACCGCGCGGGCCTCGTGCACCGCGACGTCAAGCCCGAGAACGTGCTGATGGCGACGGACGGGCGGATCAAGGTCGCCGACTTCGGGCTGGCCCGGGCGGTCACCGAGGTCACGTCGACGACCACCGGCACGGTGTTCGGCACGGTCGCCTACCTGTCGCCGGAGCTGGTCGTCCGCGGCGAGAGCGACGCCCGCACCGACGTGTACGCCACCGGCGTCCTGCTCTACGAGATGCTGACCGGCGCGCAGCCGTTCACCGGCGAGACGCCCATCCAGATCGCGTTCCAGCACGTCAACAACGACGTCCCCGCGCCGTCCGACGCGGCCGACGCCTCCTGGCTGCCGGTCGAGGTCGACGAGCTGGTCGCCGCGCTCGCCGCCCGCGAGCCCGAGGACCGGCCCGCGGACGCCGGCGCCGCCCTGGCGCTGCTGCGCCGCACCCGCACCGCCCTGGACGACGCCACGCTGGCGCGCCGGGTGGACCGCGAGCCCGTGGTCTCGCTCCCCCAGGCCACCGACCCCGACCAGGACACCGGCTCCTCCGCGGTCGGCGCGCGCGCCGCCGTCGACCCGGCGGACGAGCCCGCGGAGCCCGGCGACGCCACCACCCGGATCGAGACGCCCGGTCGCACGGTCGCGCTGCCCATCGGCGCGGTGACCGTGTCCGGCTCCCCCGCCGCGGCGACCGCCCGGCGGCGCCGCCCGTGGCGCTGGGTCGTCGCGGCGGTGCTGCTGCTCGCCGCGGTCGGCGGCGGGACCTGGTGGTACCTGGCCGTCGGCCCGGGGGCGTACACGACGGTGCCGGCGGTCTCCGGCCTCGCCGAGGACGACGCGCTGGGTGCGCTCGACGCCGCGGACCTCGCGTCCGACGTCGTCCGCGCCTTCGACGACACCGTGCCCTCCGGCGACGTCGTCTCCGCCGATCCGGGGGACGGCGAGCGGGTCCGCAAGGACGGCACCGTCACGCTCACGGTGTCGAAGGGCGTCGACCTGGTGGCGATGCCCGCGGAGACCCTGGTCGGGAAGCTGCAGGCCGACGCCGAGGCGCTGCTCACCGCGGCCGGGCTCGACACGGACTACGTGGAGGGCGACCACTGGGACGACGCCGCCGCCGTCGGTGCCGTGCTCGCCGTGACGGAGGCGGACGGCACACCGGTGGAGCCGGGCCAGGCGCTGCGGCGGGGCTCCACCGTGCTGCTCACCCTGTCCGACGGTCCGGAGCCCGTCCGGATCGTCTCGGTCGTCGGCGCCACGCTCGACGAGGCGACCGCCCAGCTCCAGGGCCTCGGCCTGGTCGTCGCCCCCGAGGAGGCGTTCAGCGACACCGTCGAGGCCGGCCGGGTCATCTCCCAGAGCCCCGAGGGCGGCGCCCAGGGCAAGCGCACGGACACCGTCACGCTCCAGGTGTCGAAGGGCCCCGAGACCGTGGCGATGCCGAACCTGACCGGCAAGCAGTACGGCGAGGCCGCCGCCGCGCTGGAGGCGCTCGGTCTGAAGGCGGAGCGGCGCAACGTGCTCGGCGGCCTGTTCGGCACCGTCCGGGACCAGAGCGTCCCGGCCGAGCAGCAGGTGGCCAAGGGCACGACGATCACCCTGACGGTCGTCTAG
- a CDS encoding lytic transglycosylase domain-containing protein, with translation MSQPALALTDQAARALGAPARAAGRRGRRLATSTGALAIAAVAATAAAPAAHADEQYTVRSGDTVSHIAAKYGTSVTAVRSANGLNGSAFIREGQRLTIPTAGGAAATTTAAPASAGGAHTVASGETVSAIAKRYGTTVAAITSANGLDSRAFIRVGQTLTIPGASGAAATTAAAPAATGGAHTVASGETVSAIAKRYGTTVAAVVSANGLDSRAFIRVGQTLTIPGASGAAATTAAAPTSAGGRHTVASGETVSAIAKRYGTTVAAITSANGLDSRAFIRVGQTLTIPGASGAAAAAAPAATGGAQLVGNTFLGRTYAPTVVASANANKAALIAMGVPSKAAMQAKVAATARSMGVDPALAQAIAFQESGFNHTSVSPANAIGTMQVIPSSGEWASQLVGRDLNLLDPDDNVVAGVAIIRQLVRTSPDLSTAVASYYQGASSVKRNGMFSDTRRYVANVQTHMARY, from the coding sequence ATGTCGCAGCCCGCCCTCGCCCTCACGGACCAGGCCGCGCGCGCCCTCGGCGCCCCGGCCCGCGCCGCGGGCCGCCGCGGTCGGCGCCTCGCCACCAGCACCGGCGCGCTCGCCATCGCCGCGGTCGCGGCCACCGCCGCGGCCCCCGCCGCGCACGCCGACGAGCAGTACACGGTGCGCTCGGGCGACACCGTCAGCCACATCGCCGCGAAGTACGGCACGAGCGTGACGGCGGTGCGCAGCGCCAACGGCCTGAACGGCAGCGCCTTCATCCGCGAGGGCCAGCGCCTGACGATCCCGACCGCCGGCGGCGCCGCGGCCACCACCACCGCCGCGCCCGCCTCCGCGGGCGGCGCGCACACCGTCGCCTCCGGGGAGACCGTCTCCGCCATCGCGAAGCGCTACGGCACCACCGTCGCGGCGATCACGTCCGCGAACGGCCTGGACTCCCGCGCGTTCATCCGCGTCGGCCAGACCCTGACGATCCCCGGCGCGTCCGGTGCCGCCGCGACGACCGCCGCCGCCCCGGCCGCGACCGGCGGCGCGCACACCGTCGCCTCCGGCGAGACCGTCTCCGCCATCGCGAAGCGCTACGGCACCACCGTCGCCGCGGTCGTCTCCGCGAACGGGCTGGACTCCCGCGCGTTCATCCGCGTCGGCCAGACCCTGACGATCCCCGGCGCGTCCGGCGCCGCCGCGACGACCGCCGCCGCGCCCACCTCCGCGGGCGGCAGGCACACCGTCGCCTCCGGCGAGACCGTCTCCGCCATCGCGAAGCGCTACGGCACCACCGTCGCGGCGATCACGTCCGCGAACGGCCTGGACTCCCGCGCGTTCATCCGCGTCGGCCAGACCCTGACGATCCCCGGCGCGTCCGGCGCCGCGGCGGCCGCCGCCCCGGCCGCGACCGGCGGCGCGCAGCTGGTGGGCAACACGTTCCTCGGCCGCACCTACGCCCCGACCGTCGTCGCCTCCGCGAACGCGAACAAGGCCGCGCTCATCGCCATGGGCGTGCCGTCCAAGGCCGCGATGCAGGCCAAGGTGGCCGCGACGGCCCGCTCGATGGGCGTCGACCCGGCGCTCGCGCAGGCGATCGCGTTCCAGGAGTCCGGCTTCAACCACACCTCGGTCTCCCCCGCGAACGCCATCGGCACGATGCAGGTCATCCCGAGCTCCGGCGAGTGGGCCTCGCAGCTCGTGGGCCGCGACCTCAACCTGCTCGACCCGGACGACAACGTCGTGGCCGGCGTGGCGATCATCCGCCAGCTCGTCCGCACGTCGCCCGACCTGTCGACCGCCGTCGCGTCCTACTACCAGGGGGCGTCCTCGGTGAAGCGGAACGGCATGTTCAGCGACACCCGCCGGTACGTCGCGAACGTCCAGACGCACATGGCGCGCTACTGA
- a CDS encoding Rv2175c family DNA-binding protein, whose amino-acid sequence MTAQTPDDLVDSWLTVPDVAEELGVDAGKVRRLLKERRLAGVRRGDPPVLSIPAAFLVPVDARNPATAPEGYAEEAPEARSAVLASLQGTLSVLGDVGMPDAEAIAWLFTPDESLPGRPVDALRAGHKTEVRRRAQALL is encoded by the coding sequence GTGACTGCGCAGACCCCCGATGACCTGGTCGACTCCTGGCTGACCGTGCCGGACGTGGCGGAGGAGCTCGGCGTCGACGCCGGGAAGGTCCGCCGCCTGCTCAAGGAGCGCCGCCTCGCCGGCGTCCGCCGCGGCGACCCGCCCGTGCTGAGCATCCCCGCCGCCTTCCTCGTGCCGGTCGACGCGCGCAACCCCGCCACCGCGCCCGAGGGCTACGCGGAGGAGGCGCCCGAGGCGCGCTCGGCGGTGCTCGCCTCGCTGCAGGGGACGCTGTCGGTGCTCGGGGACGTCGGCATGCCGGACGCCGAGGCGATCGCCTGGCTGTTCACGCCCGACGAGTCGCTGCCGGGGCGGCCGGTGGACGCGCTGCGCGCGGGCCACAAGACCGAGGTGCGCCGCCGGGCGCAGGCGCTGCTCTGA
- a CDS encoding polyprenyl synthetase family protein: MADLPADRRVAAHAVFERMRTEVTVGQYLDLLAEVLPWGEDPAADEQRAREVIVAKAARYSVEHPLLLGAVLAGADEGALAATAAYGLPLGEAFQLRDDLLGVFGDPATTGKPAGDDLREGKRTVLVARAMARALATGDAGLADALHAGLGDRTLDDEACRSLAARIEASGAVAEVEGLIAELSARGFAALARAELTEDGRAMLVALGHAAVDRRA; the protein is encoded by the coding sequence GTGGCGGACCTGCCGGCGGACCGGCGCGTCGCCGCGCACGCGGTGTTCGAGCGGATGCGGACCGAGGTCACCGTCGGGCAGTACCTCGACCTGCTCGCCGAGGTGCTGCCCTGGGGCGAGGACCCGGCGGCGGACGAGCAGCGCGCCCGCGAGGTCATCGTCGCCAAGGCGGCGCGCTACAGCGTGGAGCACCCGCTGCTGCTCGGCGCCGTGCTCGCCGGCGCCGACGAGGGCGCGCTCGCCGCCACCGCCGCGTACGGCCTCCCGCTCGGCGAGGCGTTCCAGCTCCGGGACGACCTGCTCGGCGTGTTCGGCGACCCCGCCACGACGGGCAAGCCGGCGGGCGACGACCTGCGCGAGGGCAAGCGGACCGTGCTGGTGGCCAGGGCGATGGCCCGCGCGCTGGCCACGGGCGACGCGGGGCTCGCCGACGCGCTGCACGCCGGGCTCGGCGACCGCACGCTCGACGACGAGGCGTGCCGGTCGCTCGCCGCCCGGATCGAGGCCAGCGGCGCCGTGGCCGAGGTCGAGGGGCTCATCGCCGAGCTCAGCGCGCGCGGGTTCGCCGCGCTCGCCCGGGCGGAGCTCACCGAGGACGGCCGGGCGATGCTCGTCGCCCTCGGCCACGCCGCGGTCGACCGCCGGGCCTGA
- a CDS encoding DUF4192 family protein: MTTTTPRPGSRPDDLPADAPAAGPSDPRATLRLGHPRELLALVPYLLGFPPRASAVLVSLRPPGRRLGVVVRTDLDDLLRPDGALLADGLAGHLRADGAAEVVVVLHAGEGDPRDPDRGLRVARGTRAGRAADLLRRAVADVAPLTVWSVDDDRYVGLDCRDPGCCPVGGHPLADLSGGELAGRLVGARGGMAGSREELGLVRPAAPGPRRSAAAARSRWLDALLRAEGPDAVLRWRQRSLDAWRTATGTSQDFRASRPSAAVLGRLEAALLDPVVRDAVVLTLVDPDDAGLPDAVLRTGVTGPGLPGGPGAGRGPVARGGRRPGPGRGGRTGRGRRRPRIRSRRHRRVRPGARRARPGGRPRPGP, encoded by the coding sequence ATGACGACCACGACGCCCCGGCCGGGCTCCCGGCCCGACGACCTTCCCGCCGACGCCCCCGCCGCCGGCCCCTCCGACCCCCGCGCCACGCTCCGGCTCGGGCACCCCCGCGAGCTGCTCGCGCTCGTGCCGTACCTGCTCGGCTTCCCGCCGCGGGCCTCCGCCGTGCTCGTGTCGCTCCGGCCGCCGGGCCGCCGGCTCGGGGTCGTCGTGCGCACCGACCTGGACGACCTCCTGAGACCGGACGGCGCGCTGCTCGCCGACGGGCTCGCGGGCCACCTGCGGGCGGACGGGGCCGCGGAGGTCGTCGTCGTGCTGCACGCGGGGGAGGGCGACCCGCGCGACCCCGACCGCGGCCTGCGGGTGGCCCGCGGCACCCGCGCCGGGCGCGCCGCGGACCTGCTCCGGCGCGCCGTCGCCGACGTCGCGCCCCTCACCGTCTGGTCCGTCGACGACGACCGCTACGTCGGGCTGGACTGCCGGGACCCGGGCTGCTGCCCGGTGGGCGGCCACCCGCTCGCCGACCTGTCGGGCGGGGAGCTCGCGGGTCGGCTGGTCGGCGCGCGCGGAGGGATGGCCGGCTCCCGCGAGGAGCTCGGGCTGGTGCGCCCGGCGGCACCCGGCCCGCGCCGGTCCGCCGCGGCCGCCCGGTCGCGCTGGCTCGACGCCCTGCTGCGCGCCGAGGGGCCGGACGCCGTCCTGCGCTGGCGGCAGCGGTCGCTCGACGCGTGGCGGACCGCGACCGGCACGAGCCAGGACTTCCGGGCGTCGCGCCCGTCCGCCGCCGTTCTCGGGCGGCTCGAGGCCGCGCTGCTCGACCCCGTCGTGCGCGACGCCGTCGTGCTGACCCTCGTCGACCCGGACGACGCCGGGCTGCCGGACGCGGTGCTCCGCACCGGCGTGACGGGCCCGGGCCTCCCGGGCGGCCCGGGGGCCGGGCGAGGACCGGTGGCCCGAGGAGGACGGCGACCGGGTCCCGGGCGCGGAGGGCGGACGGGTCGGGGACGGCGCCGACCGCGGATCCGATCCCGACGCCACCGACGTGTCCGACCGGGTGCGCGCCGCGCTCGACCTGGTGGTCGACCCCGCCCGGGGCCGTGA
- a CDS encoding DUF4192 family protein yields MSDRVRAALDLVVDPARGREPREDVTAAGRTVLEQVVAHGRRDQQAPALTVLALLAWWDGDAVRASVLVERALDQDPGHRLAELLDRALGAGLPPGWVRRRC; encoded by the coding sequence GTGTCCGACCGGGTGCGCGCCGCGCTCGACCTGGTGGTCGACCCCGCCCGGGGCCGTGAGCCCCGCGAGGACGTCACGGCGGCGGGACGGACCGTCCTCGAGCAGGTCGTCGCGCACGGGCGCCGCGACCAGCAGGCGCCCGCGCTCACCGTGCTCGCCCTGCTGGCGTGGTGGGACGGGGACGCCGTCCGGGCCTCGGTCCTGGTCGAGCGGGCGCTGGACCAGGACCCCGGTCACCGGCTCGCCGAGCTGCTCGACCGGGCCCTCGGCGCGGGGCTCCCGCCCGGGTGGGTGCGTCGCCGCTGCTGA
- a CDS encoding universal stress protein: MSIVVGYLATVEGRAALAAATGEAVRRSEPLVVVVSERGDETDEQRAELATALDEVRASLESEDVPHDVRVITGGRDVAESLIGTAEETDATLIVIGLRRRSPVGKLILGANAQRILLDSPCPVLAVKPDPS, from the coding sequence ATGAGCATCGTGGTCGGGTACCTGGCGACCGTCGAGGGGCGTGCCGCCCTCGCCGCGGCGACGGGCGAGGCGGTCCGGCGGTCCGAGCCGCTGGTCGTCGTCGTGAGCGAGCGCGGGGACGAGACCGACGAGCAGCGGGCCGAGCTCGCCACCGCGCTCGACGAGGTCCGCGCGTCGCTCGAGTCGGAGGACGTCCCGCACGACGTCCGCGTCATCACCGGCGGGCGCGACGTCGCGGAGTCGCTCATCGGCACCGCGGAGGAGACCGACGCCACCCTCATCGTCATCGGCCTGCGCCGGCGGAGCCCGGTGGGCAAGCTCATCCTCGGCGCCAACGCCCAGCGCATCCTGCTCGACTCCCCGTGCCCGGTCCTGGCGGTCAAGCCCGACCCGAGCTGA
- a CDS encoding RNA polymerase sigma factor, translating to MRRTGSLAAERSFVTPQTPTPTLPREFEHPALQDLVRAGRTNGSVDAAALRHACEAAQVEDARRLKAVVRGLANAGITIEEPTAAPARAVAATTAKARPSAKAVVAAEDGDEAAEKPARKTRAAAKPAAKKATAGKAATAKPVKATKATKAKSDEDGDEEDVELEDVEIDDAELEAGDDAEETTEDGESEETPAAAAAKKAPAAEETTDTGFVVSDRDEDDAPAQQVVTAGATADPVKDYLKQIGKVALLNAEQEVELAKRIEAGLFAEERLAAIGDDLEPKARRELQWIAQDGRRAKNHLLEANLRLVVSLAKRYTGRGMLFLDLIQEGNLGLIRAVEKFDYTKGYKFSTYATWWIRQAITRAMADQARTIRIPVHMVEVINKLARVQRQMLQDLGREPTPEELAKELDMTPEKVVEVQKYGREPISLHTPLGEDGDSEFGDLIEDSEAVVPADAVSFTLLQEQLHQVLDTLSEREAGVVSMRFGLTDGQPKTLDEIGKVYGVTRERIRQIESKTMSKLRHPSRSQVLRDYLD from the coding sequence ATGCGCCGAACCGGGTCCCTTGCTGCCGAAAGGTCATTCGTGACGCCCCAGACTCCCACCCCCACACTCCCGCGTGAGTTCGAGCACCCCGCCCTGCAGGACCTCGTGCGCGCCGGGCGCACCAACGGCAGCGTCGACGCCGCTGCGCTGCGTCACGCGTGCGAGGCCGCTCAGGTGGAGGACGCCCGGCGGCTGAAGGCCGTCGTGCGCGGTCTGGCCAACGCCGGCATCACCATCGAGGAGCCGACCGCCGCGCCCGCCCGCGCCGTCGCGGCCACCACCGCCAAGGCGCGCCCGTCGGCCAAGGCCGTCGTCGCGGCCGAGGACGGCGACGAGGCGGCCGAGAAGCCTGCCCGCAAGACGCGCGCCGCCGCCAAGCCGGCCGCCAAGAAGGCGACCGCCGGCAAGGCCGCCACCGCCAAGCCCGTCAAGGCGACGAAGGCCACCAAGGCCAAGTCGGACGAGGACGGCGACGAGGAGGACGTCGAGCTCGAGGACGTCGAGATCGACGACGCCGAGCTCGAGGCCGGCGACGACGCCGAGGAGACCACGGAGGACGGCGAGTCCGAGGAGACCCCCGCCGCCGCCGCCGCCAAGAAGGCCCCCGCGGCCGAGGAGACCACGGACACCGGCTTCGTCGTGTCCGACCGCGACGAGGACGACGCCCCGGCGCAGCAGGTCGTGACCGCGGGCGCCACCGCCGACCCGGTCAAGGACTACCTCAAGCAGATCGGCAAGGTCGCGCTGCTGAACGCCGAGCAGGAGGTCGAGCTCGCCAAGCGCATCGAGGCCGGCCTGTTCGCCGAGGAGCGCCTCGCCGCGATCGGCGACGACCTCGAGCCGAAGGCGCGCCGCGAGCTCCAGTGGATCGCGCAGGACGGCCGCCGCGCCAAGAACCACCTGCTCGAGGCCAACCTCCGCCTGGTCGTCTCGCTCGCCAAGCGCTACACCGGCCGCGGCATGCTGTTCCTGGACCTGATCCAGGAGGGCAACCTCGGTCTGATCCGCGCGGTCGAGAAGTTCGACTACACCAAGGGCTACAAGTTCTCGACGTACGCCACGTGGTGGATCCGCCAGGCGATCACCCGCGCGATGGCCGACCAGGCCCGCACCATCCGCATCCCGGTGCACATGGTGGAGGTCATCAACAAGCTGGCGCGCGTGCAGCGGCAGATGCTCCAGGACCTCGGTCGGGAGCCCACGCCGGAGGAGCTCGCCAAGGAGCTCGACATGACCCCCGAGAAGGTCGTCGAGGTCCAGAAGTACGGCCGCGAGCCCATCTCCCTGCACACCCCGCTCGGCGAGGACGGCGACAGCGAGTTCGGCGACCTCATCGAGGACTCCGAGGCCGTCGTGCCCGCGGACGCGGTGAGCTTCACGCTGCTCCAGGAGCAGCTGCACCAGGTGCTGGACACCCTGTCCGAGCGCGAGGCCGGCGTCGTCTCGATGCGGTTCGGACTCACGGACGGCCAGCCGAAGACGCTGGACGAGATCGGCAAGGTCTACGGCGTGACCCGTGAGCGGATCCGCCAGATCGAGTCGAAGACGATGTCCAAGCTGCGCCACCCGAGCCGCTCCCAGGTGCTGCGCGACTACCTGGACTGA
- a CDS encoding zinc-binding dehydrogenase produces MKALVYHGPGRKEWEDVPDAHVVDATDVVVQVDTTTICGTDLHILLGDVPAVTPGRVLGHEAVGTVVEVGASVGKFAVGDRVVVPAITSCGTCRYCRVGRASHCQSVGGIGWVLGHLVDGTQAELVRVPFGDTSLHRVPAGLSDEEVIFLSDIFPTGYEMGVRNGAVSPGDAVVCIGAGPVGLAAMATAHLHGARRVVAVDLDPFRLDRAVQDFGATHAVNSGAAGWQDEVRALCGGRGADVVMEAVGLPQTLEAAFDLVVPYGHVANIGVHGHPVTLPIDRLWIENITITMGLVDGVTAPMLLDLVAEGSLDIRPMGTHTFALDRMHEAYEVFGAAGQHDALKVVLRR; encoded by the coding sequence ATGAAGGCACTCGTCTACCACGGCCCGGGACGCAAGGAGTGGGAGGACGTGCCCGACGCGCACGTCGTCGACGCGACCGACGTGGTCGTCCAGGTCGACACGACCACGATCTGCGGCACGGACCTGCACATCCTGCTCGGCGACGTCCCCGCGGTCACGCCCGGGCGCGTCCTGGGCCACGAGGCCGTCGGCACCGTGGTCGAGGTCGGTGCGAGCGTCGGGAAGTTCGCGGTGGGGGACCGCGTCGTGGTGCCGGCCATCACGTCGTGCGGCACGTGCCGCTACTGCCGGGTCGGCCGGGCGAGCCACTGCCAGTCGGTCGGCGGGATCGGCTGGGTGCTCGGGCACCTGGTGGACGGCACCCAGGCGGAGCTGGTCCGGGTGCCGTTCGGCGACACGTCGCTGCACCGCGTGCCGGCGGGGCTGTCCGACGAGGAGGTGATCTTCCTGTCGGACATCTTCCCGACCGGCTACGAGATGGGCGTGCGCAACGGCGCGGTCTCGCCCGGCGACGCGGTGGTCTGCATCGGCGCCGGCCCGGTCGGGCTCGCGGCCATGGCGACCGCGCACCTGCACGGCGCCCGCCGGGTGGTCGCGGTCGACCTCGACCCGTTCCGGCTCGACCGGGCCGTGCAGGACTTCGGGGCGACGCACGCCGTGAACTCGGGCGCCGCAGGCTGGCAGGACGAGGTCCGGGCGCTCTGCGGCGGTCGCGGCGCGGACGTCGTGATGGAGGCCGTCGGCCTCCCGCAGACGCTGGAGGCCGCGTTCGACCTCGTGGTCCCGTACGGCCACGTCGCCAACATCGGCGTGCACGGGCACCCGGTCACGCTGCCGATCGACCGGCTGTGGATCGAGAACATCACGATCACGATGGGTCTGGTCGACGGCGTCACGGCGCCGATGCTGCTCGACCTCGTGGCGGAGGGCTCCCTCGACATCCGCCCGATGGGGACGCACACGTTCGCGCTCGACCGGATGCACGAGGCGTACGAGGTGTTCGGCGCCGCAGGGCAGCACGACGCGCTCAAGGTCGTCCTGCGGCGGTGA